In Rhodanobacter humi, the following are encoded in one genomic region:
- the holA gene encoding DNA polymerase III subunit delta — protein sequence MPLAPAQWQKALTGDSLAPVYLLAGEELLVLEAADALRAQAKRLGYTEREVLEVEQRFDWDDLARAAAGMSLFATRRLIDLRLPTGRPGVDGAKAINEFCADPPPDVTLLITAMEWSSKHDGAWSKKLDAAGTMVVFNAPRPNEWAAWIASRLASRGLSATPDAAALLAERVEGNLLAAAQEVDKLVVLRAGDNSRIDADAMENLVADSARYDVFKLADAALAGEGARALRILAGLHAEGDELIALMGWLVNQLQLALRLANASDLAAQARAERLWPAREQLFRKALRRAPREHWLACLARAARIDRIAKGREQGEPWREAERLIAAIAEPRAARALA from the coding sequence ATGCCGCTCGCCCCCGCGCAATGGCAGAAGGCCCTGACCGGCGACAGCCTGGCGCCGGTCTACCTGCTCGCGGGCGAGGAACTGCTGGTGCTGGAGGCCGCCGACGCGTTGCGCGCGCAGGCGAAGCGGCTCGGCTACACCGAGCGCGAGGTGCTGGAAGTCGAGCAGCGTTTCGACTGGGACGACCTCGCCCGTGCCGCCGCCGGCATGTCGCTGTTCGCCACGCGTCGCCTGATCGATCTGCGCCTGCCCACCGGCCGCCCCGGCGTGGATGGCGCCAAGGCGATCAACGAGTTCTGCGCCGATCCACCGCCCGACGTCACCCTGCTGATCACCGCGATGGAGTGGAGCAGCAAGCACGATGGCGCCTGGAGCAAGAAGCTCGACGCCGCCGGCACCATGGTGGTGTTCAACGCGCCGCGGCCCAACGAATGGGCGGCCTGGATAGCCTCGCGGCTCGCCTCGCGCGGCCTCAGCGCCACGCCCGACGCCGCGGCCCTGCTGGCCGAGCGCGTGGAGGGCAACCTGCTCGCCGCTGCCCAGGAAGTCGACAAGCTCGTGGTGCTGCGCGCCGGCGACAACAGCCGCATCGACGCCGACGCGATGGAAAACCTGGTCGCCGACAGCGCCCGCTACGACGTGTTCAAGCTCGCCGACGCCGCGCTGGCGGGCGAGGGCGCCCGTGCGCTGCGCATCCTCGCCGGGCTGCATGCCGAGGGCGACGAGCTGATCGCCTTGATGGGCTGGCTGGTGAACCAGCTGCAGCTCGCGCTGCGCCTCGCCAACGCGTCCGACCTCGCCGCCCAGGCGCGCGCCGAACGCCTGTGGCCCGCGCGCGAACAACTGTTCCGCAAGGCGCTGCGCCGCGCGCCGCGCGAACACTGGCTGGCCTGCCTCGCGCGCGCCGCGCGCATCGACCGCATCGCTAAGGGTCGCGAACAGGGCGAGCCCTGGCGCGAGGCCGAGCGGCTGATCGCGGCGATCGCCGAGCCGCGGGCAGCGCGGGCGCTGGCATAG
- the msrB gene encoding peptide-methionine (R)-S-oxide reductase MsrB — MSRIDESLATDRRRFLRAALSGGALLAVGGSFALPRLLAAGAAGGVPALVHTPPGEVLLECYADDGRDLGTCHVQRLVLSDAQWRARLTPLAFDVMRRDGTERAFSGPHERPAQAGLFRCIACATALYDAATEFDSGTGWPSFWRPIAKRNVIESRDAQFGMERIAISCAGCNSHLGHVFNDGPPPTGLRYCMNSVALRFVARTG; from the coding sequence ATGTCCCGCATCGATGAATCCCTCGCGACGGATCGCCGCCGTTTCCTGCGCGCCGCGCTGAGCGGCGGCGCCCTGCTCGCGGTCGGCGGCAGCTTCGCCCTGCCCCGCCTGCTCGCGGCCGGTGCCGCGGGCGGCGTGCCCGCACTGGTCCACACCCCGCCCGGCGAGGTGCTTCTGGAGTGCTACGCCGACGACGGCCGCGACCTCGGCACCTGCCACGTGCAGCGGCTGGTGCTCAGCGACGCGCAATGGCGAGCGCGCCTGACACCACTGGCTTTCGACGTGATGCGTCGCGACGGCACCGAGCGCGCCTTCAGCGGTCCGCACGAACGTCCCGCGCAAGCCGGCCTGTTCCGCTGCATCGCCTGCGCCACCGCGCTCTACGACGCCGCCACCGAATTCGACTCCGGCACCGGCTGGCCCAGCTTCTGGCGACCCATCGCGAAGCGGAACGTGATCGAAAGCCGCGACGCCCAGTTCGGCATGGAACGCATCGCGATCAGCTGCGCCGGCTGCAACAGCCACCTCGGCCATGTCTTCAACGATGGTCCACCGCCGACGGGTCTGCGCTATTGCATGAATTCGGTGGCGTTGCGGTTTGTGGCAAGAACGGGGTGA
- the nadD gene encoding nicotinate-nucleotide adenylyltransferase codes for MRPLAVFGGTFDPIHIGHLTVAWEAAELLDAEVRLMPANVPPHRSSPQASPAERVAMLRAALAGQSRLVLDARELERDGPSYTIDTLRELRAEQGGRPLVLLLGADAFAGLSTWNRWRELFDFAHIGVLSRPGVQVMRSAELEQEVAARRVDDVAPLRAQPCGKLIELAVTPLEVSATRIRELLAAGRDPRYLLPAGLFDDPALLAPYRR; via the coding sequence ATGCGGCCGCTTGCCGTTTTTGGCGGCACCTTCGATCCCATCCATATCGGCCATCTCACCGTGGCGTGGGAAGCGGCGGAGTTGCTGGATGCGGAAGTGCGGCTGATGCCGGCGAACGTGCCGCCGCACCGGTCGTCGCCGCAAGCCTCTCCCGCCGAGCGGGTGGCGATGCTGCGCGCGGCGCTGGCGGGGCAGTCGCGGCTGGTGCTGGATGCGCGCGAATTGGAACGCGATGGGCCCTCGTACACCATCGACACCCTGCGCGAGTTGCGCGCGGAGCAGGGTGGGCGACCGCTGGTGCTGCTGCTGGGCGCCGATGCGTTTGCGGGCCTGTCGACCTGGAATCGCTGGCGCGAGTTGTTCGACTTCGCGCATATCGGCGTGTTGAGCCGGCCTGGTGTGCAGGTCATGCGATCTGCGGAACTGGAGCAGGAAGTCGCCGCGCGTCGGGTGGACGACGTGGCGCCTCTGCGCGCGCAGCCCTGCGGCAAGCTGATCGAACTCGCGGTGACGCCGCTGGAAGTTTCCGCCACCCGCATTCGCGAACTGCTCGCCGCGGGGCGCGATCCGCGCTACCTGCTGCCGGCGGGGTTGTTCGATGATCCGGCGCTGTTGGCGCCTTATCGCCGCTGA